One part of the Methylobacterium mesophilicum SR1.6/6 genome encodes these proteins:
- a CDS encoding DUF1007 family protein produces MLIAAHRLKGLALLAAGLVCAASAASAHPHVWVTAKAQLVYEDGRLVGVRDTWSFDPEYTAFITQGLDANKDGTLSPEELAGLAKENTANLAEFGYFTKLKVGGKEQAFADPKEPAAHMEDRALVMTFLLPLKTPVQQGRGVAALEVYDPTYFVAFSFAEGAEAATLAGAPQGCAATVTRPKTEQPKTAEAGTPGMTEAFFEALTTASTYGVQFASRVLVACP; encoded by the coding sequence ATGCTGATTGCCGCGCACCGCCTCAAAGGGCTCGCCCTTCTCGCCGCCGGCCTCGTCTGCGCGGCCTCGGCGGCCTCCGCCCACCCGCACGTCTGGGTGACCGCGAAGGCGCAGCTCGTCTACGAGGACGGCCGGCTCGTCGGCGTCCGCGACACCTGGAGCTTCGACCCCGAATACACGGCCTTCATCACACAGGGCCTCGACGCCAACAAGGACGGCACCCTCAGCCCGGAGGAACTCGCCGGGCTCGCCAAGGAGAACACCGCCAACCTCGCCGAATTCGGCTACTTCACGAAGCTGAAGGTCGGCGGCAAGGAGCAGGCCTTCGCGGATCCCAAGGAGCCGGCGGCGCATATGGAGGATCGGGCGCTGGTCATGACCTTCCTGCTGCCGCTGAAGACGCCCGTCCAGCAGGGCCGGGGCGTCGCCGCCCTGGAAGTCTACGACCCGACCTACTTCGTCGCCTTCTCGTTCGCCGAAGGGGCCGAGGCGGCGACGCTGGCGGGCGCCCCGCAGGGCTGCGCCGCCACCGTCACCCGCCCGAAGACCGAGCAGCCCAAGACCGCCGAGGCCGGCACGCCCGGGATGACCGAGGCGTTCTTCGAGGCGCTCACCACGGCCTCCACCTACGGCGTCCAGTTCGCCAGCCGGGTGCTCGTCGCGTGTCCGTAG
- a CDS encoding nickel/cobalt transporter — MSVGIGIAAPAGTGRLGLRLGLMALAVGLAALLAVAIAWLVAPGLTAPPPRSPFGIGFREAAPAATGLGGIILALQASFSRSLNAAVSALRGGGSWTPLIGMAFAYGVFHAAGPGHGKAVIAGYIVAGERALRRGCALSACAALLQACVAGAIVGIGSLILNATAASLTRAGMLIETVSFALVALVGLVLTWRKAGRLAQLGAACGPGCSHLPGPQALETLDSWRARAGVVLAAGSRPCAGAVLVLIFAVSQGVPWAGVLAVLAMALGTALTTSALASLAVFAKRAALRLAGGRGQAGTLALGGLELVAAAFVLVLGVAMLSGLAPGLAG; from the coding sequence GTGTCCGTAGGCATCGGGATCGCCGCGCCCGCCGGGACGGGGCGCCTCGGCCTGAGGCTCGGCCTCATGGCGCTCGCCGTGGGCCTCGCCGCCCTGCTGGCGGTTGCGATCGCGTGGCTCGTCGCGCCCGGCCTCACCGCGCCGCCGCCGCGCTCGCCTTTCGGCATCGGCTTCCGCGAGGCCGCCCCGGCGGCCACCGGGCTGGGCGGGATCATCCTGGCGCTGCAGGCGAGCTTTTCCCGCAGCCTCAATGCCGCGGTGAGCGCGCTCCGGGGCGGCGGCAGCTGGACCCCGCTGATCGGGATGGCCTTCGCGTACGGCGTCTTCCACGCCGCCGGTCCCGGACACGGCAAGGCGGTGATCGCCGGCTACATCGTTGCGGGCGAGCGGGCGCTCCGGCGCGGCTGCGCCCTCAGCGCCTGCGCCGCCCTGCTCCAGGCCTGCGTGGCCGGCGCGATCGTCGGCATCGGCAGCCTGATCCTCAACGCCACCGCGGCGAGCCTGACCCGGGCCGGGATGCTGATCGAGACCGTGAGCTTCGCCCTCGTGGCCCTGGTCGGGCTGGTGCTGACCTGGCGCAAGGCCGGGCGCCTCGCCCAGCTCGGCGCCGCCTGCGGCCCCGGCTGCAGCCACCTGCCCGGGCCGCAGGCGCTCGAGACCCTGGATTCGTGGCGGGCACGCGCGGGCGTGGTCCTGGCGGCGGGCTCCCGGCCCTGTGCCGGGGCCGTGCTGGTCCTGATCTTCGCGGTGTCGCAGGGCGTGCCCTGGGCAGGAGTTCTGGCAGTGCTCGCCATGGCGCTCGGAACGGCGCTCACCACCTCGGCGCTCGCCTCCCTCGCGGTCTTCGCCAAGCGCGCGGCGCTGCGGCTCGCGGGCGGGCGCGGACAGGCCGGAACCCTGGCCCTCGGCGGTTTGGAGCTGGTGGCCGCCGCCTTCGTGCTGGTGCTCGGGGTCGCGATGCTCTCCGGCCTCGCCCCGGGCCTCGCCGGCTGA
- a CDS encoding VOC family protein: MSKPVHAMIRVLEEDRARDYYARAFGLEVSGRFDFPDFTLVYMRDPASPFELELTVNKGRDKPYDLGDGYGHIAFVVDDVETEHARHRQQGFTATDVKTLKHGDEVLARFFFATDPDGYKIEVIQRGGRFA; the protein is encoded by the coding sequence ATGTCCAAGCCCGTCCACGCCATGATCCGCGTCCTCGAGGAGGATCGCGCGCGCGACTACTACGCCCGTGCCTTCGGGCTTGAGGTCTCCGGCCGGTTCGACTTCCCGGACTTCACCCTCGTCTACATGCGCGATCCCGCTTCGCCGTTCGAGCTGGAGCTCACGGTGAACAAGGGTCGCGACAAGCCCTACGATCTCGGCGACGGCTACGGGCACATCGCCTTCGTGGTCGACGACGTGGAGACCGAGCACGCGCGCCACCGGCAGCAGGGCTTCACCGCCACGGACGTGAAGACGCTCAAGCACGGCGACGAGGTGCTGGCCCGGTTCTTCTTCGCCACGGATCCGGATGGCTACAAGATCGAGGTCATCCAGCGCGGCGGTCGCTTCGCCTGA